A genome region from Gigantopelta aegis isolate Gae_Host chromosome 3, Gae_host_genome, whole genome shotgun sequence includes the following:
- the LOC121369092 gene encoding metabotropic glutamate receptor 8-like — MVDIAKALGWNYVNTIADDGTYGEKGIGAFVEKAANAGICISMSLKIPRSTDESTFRNIVKEILVPKNTAKVVVMFVNEDNCKRLLKALLEINRTSELFFLASDSWGAKIHPVFQQEVAAEGAVTILPKRQRVKAFDHYFLKLDVRHQHNIWFKEFWETIFNCSSEWTAGRKSCTGRESLHDAVVGYEQEGLVQFVIDSVYALAHAIHNMLVDRCPKSSNFRHCKHLKDLAGKDLLEYIRNVSFTGAGGNKVKFDGVGDAVGRYDIYQYQILDTGKYIKIGDWEHRLSINTSAMLWKNGSRQAPKSVCSEPCRNGESKNNMSSCCWMCVPCAASEFLENEFQCRACPKGSRPSVNKTMCAKLPELYLRPHSLWFILPAAFSVFGTLCTCSVFIIFLAFNRTPVIMASGRELCYLLLLGILLSYGTSLAMLAKPNIIFCALQRLGLGVSLCFIYAALLTKTNRIYRIFNSGIKAMVKRPGYTSPRSQIFLCLCLVSVQIVGGLTWLGFETPSIKHVSYQKDYLVLKCRSSQIATMISLFYNMLLIVLCTVYAFKTRKIPQNFNEAKYIAFTMYSTCIVWLAFIPIYFGANHDYKIEVTSLCMCVSISSTVALFCLFAPKVYIVLCQPHKNVRQGSAPSVQITATTKTSRSYSAQAGSNGAQNGSIHREIQCTDSNIFPDSVEENSSCDEGVAMRAPSSCAS, encoded by the exons ATGGTGGACATCGCCAAAGCGCTGGGCTGGAACTACGTCAACACTATAGCAGACGACGGCACATACGGGGAAAAGGGAATCGGAGCTTTTGTAGAAAAGGCGGCAAATGCAG GAATTTGTATATCGATGTCGCTGAAAATCCCGCGATCGACGGACGAATCGACATTCCGTAATATCGTCAAGGAAATCCTGGTTCCCAAGAACACGGCGAAGGTGGTTGTGATGTTCGTGAATGAGGACAACTGCAAGCGTCTGCTCAAGGCCCTGCTGGAGATCAACAGGACGTCGGAGCTGTTCTTCCTCGCCAGCGACAGCTGGGGCGCCAAGATCCACCCCGTGTTTCAGCAGGAGGTGGCCGCAGAGGGAGCCGTCACCATCCTTCCCAAACGACAGCGGGTTAAAG CATTTGATCACTACTTTTTGAAGCTTGATGTAAGACATCAGCATAATATATGGTTTAAGGAATTCTGGGAAACTATATTCAACTGCAGCAGTGAGTGGACAGCAGGCCGCAAGTCGTGTACAg GTAGAGAGTCTCTGCATGACGCCGTGGTAGGGTACGAGCAGGAAGGCCTGGTTCAGTTCGTCATCGACTCCGTGTACGCCTTGGCCCACGCCATCCACAACATGCTCGTCGACAGGTGCCCCAAAAGTTCAAACTTCAGACACTGCAAACATCTCAAAGACCTCGCGGGAAAAGATTTACTCGAGTATATCAGAAATGTGTCTTTCACAG gCGCTGGTGGTAACAAGGTGAAATTCGACGGAGTCGGTGACGCTGTGGGTCGATATGACATTTATCAATATCAGATTTTAGACACGGGCAAATATATCAAGATTGGTGACTGGGAACACAG gTTATCCATCAACACCAGCGCTATGCTGTGGAAGAACGGCAGCAGACAGGCTCCGAAGTCCGTGTGCAGCGAGCCGTGCAGGAACGGGGAGTCCAAGAACAACATGTCGTCCTGCTGTTGGATGTGCGTGCCGTGCGCGGCCAGCGAGTTCCTGGAGAACGAGTTCCAGTGCAGAGCCTGCCCGAAAGGCTCGCGTCCCAGCGTCAACAAGACCATGTGCGCCAAGCTGCCCGAGCTCTATCTCAGACCGCACAGCCTCTGGTTCATCCTTCCAGCAGCGTTCTCGGTCTTCGGGACGCTCTGCACGTGCTCCGTGTTTATCATCTTCCTCGCCTTCAACAGGACGCCAGTGATAATGGCCTCTGGGAGAGAACTGTGTTACCTTCTGCTGTTGGGGATTCTGCTGTCCTACGGGACCTCTCTTGCCATGTTGGCGAAGCCCAACATCATCTTCTGTGCCCTGCAAAGACTCGGGTTAGGAGTGTCGCTGTGTTTCATATACGCCGCCCTGCTGACAAAGACTAACAGGATTTATCGCATATTTAACAGCGGCATCAAGGCTATGGTGAAGAGGCCGGGCTATACTAGTCCGAGATCTCAGATCTTCCTGTGCCTGTGTCTTGTGTCCGTGCAGATAGTGGGAGGACTGACGTGGCTGGGCTTCGAAACCCCATCCATAAAGCACGTGTCGTATCAGAAGGACTACTTGGTGTTAAAGTGTCGATCCAGTCAAATTGCCACAATgatttctttgttttataatatgcTTTTGATAGTTCTATGCACAGTTTACGCTTTCAAGACTCGGAAAATTCCGCAGAACTTTAATGAAGCCAAATATATTGCTTTTACCATGTACAGTACGTGTATTGTGTGGCTGGCGTTCATTcctatttattttggagctaaCCACGATTACAAG ATCGAGGTTacgtctctgtgtatgtgtgtcagcATCAGCTCAACTGTGGCCCTCTTCTGTTTGTTTGCTCCAAAGGTCTACATCGTCTTGTGTCAGCCCCATAAAAACGTTAGACAGGGCTCGGCGCCCTCCGTTCAGATCACTGCCACGACGAAAACCAGCCGCAGTTACAGCGCACAGGCCGGCTCGAACGGCGCCCAGAACGGAAGTATCCACCGAGAGATTCAGTGTACGGACAGTAATATCTTCCCCGACAGCGTGGAGGAAAATTCGTCATGTGACGAAGGCGTGGCCATGCGAGCGCCCTCTAGTTGTGCTTCCTGA